The stretch of DNA CAAGAAGGTCACCGTCACGCTCCCCGAGGAGCTGCTGGACGAGATCCGCGCGGACAGTGCCGACCGCGGCCTCTCCGCGTACGTCGCTGACGCCCTCCGGGCCAAGCGCGACCGCGACCGCTTGCAGGAGTTGGTCGTGTGGCTGGAGGAGGAGCACGGACCGGTCCGCAGTGACGAACGTGCTGCCACCTACGCAGAGCTGGACGACCTGGACGCGGAGCACGATCGGCGCCGGGCGGCACGTGGCGAGAACACTGGTGCAGCCGGGTGAAGAAGCGCGGCGAGGAAGTCCGGCGGCTCCGGGTCTTCGTACTGGACAGCGAGGCCCTGTCGCTCGCGGTTCGCGGCGATCGCATGATGATCGCCCGGCTCGGCCTCGCCGCCCGCGGCGAGGCCGAGATCGTCACCTCCCCCATGACCCTGGTCGAGGCGTACGACGCTCGCACCACGGAGCAGCGCTGGGACT from Kitasatospora sp. MMS16-BH015 encodes:
- a CDS encoding CopG family transcriptional regulator, whose amino-acid sequence is MASKKVTVTLPEELLDEIRADSADRGLSAYVADALRAKRDRDRLQELVVWLEEEHGPVRSDERAATYAELDDLDAEHDRRRAARGENTGAAG